DNA sequence from the Antarctobacter heliothermus genome:
CCCCGGCATAGTCGGCGCAGGTCCGCAGCGCCGTCGCCTTCAGATCCCCGTCCGCCTTGTTGACCAGCAGAATGTCGGCCATCTCCATGATGCCACGTTTGACGCCTTGCAATTCATCGCCCCCCGCAGGTGCCAGCAGCAGCAGGAACAGATCCGACATTTCGGCCACCATAGTTTCGGACTGACCAACCCCCACGGTCTCAATCAGCACAACGTCGAATCCCGCAGCCTCGCACAGGTCTGTCGCTTCACGCGTACGCCGCGCCACCCCGCCCAGTTGGGTTTGCGACGGGGACGGCCGGATAAAGGCATTGCGATCCCGCGACAGTCGCTCCATGCGCGTCTTGTCCCCCAGGATCGACCCACCGGACCGGGCGGACGAAGGATCGACCGCCAACACCGCAACCTTCAATCCTTGCCCTGTCAACATCAGGCCAAATGTCTCAATAAAAGTGGACTTGCCAACGCCCGGCGTCCCCGACATCCCCACGCGCAGGGCTTCGCGGCCATGACCTTTCAAACTCTCCAACAAAAGGAGCGCCTGCTCACGGTGATCCGCGCGCCCGCTTTCCACCAGCGTGATCGCCCGGGCTAGCGCCCGCCGTTCGCCCGCAAGGATGCGGGTCTTGAGGTCGTGAATATCCATCTCTGTTTCTTCCCGCGCACATCAGTAAAAGTCCAGACCACGCCGCAGCTTCTTCTGTCCTGAAATATCCCGGGGGAGTCGACCGAAGGGAGACGGGGGCAGCGCCCCTTTGCCATCACTGGCCAAAGGCCCGTCCCATCGGCTAAAGCGGCCCCATGACACGCCTCCCCATCGAAGACGCCCTGCCGGACCTGATAGCCGCCCTGCGCAGCCGAGGTCGCGCCGTCCTGCAGGCGCCGCCTGGTGCCGGCAAGACAACCCGCGTCCCGCTTGCCTTGCTTGACGCGGGCCTGACCAAGGGCCGCATCGTCATGCTGGAACCCCGCCGCCTTGCCGCGCGCGCCGCCGCGCAGCGCCTTTCCGAACAACTGGGCGAATCTCCCGGAGAAACTGTCGGCTACCGAATCCGGGGCGAATCCAACGTATCGAAACGCACCCGCATTGAGGTGGTGACCGAAGGGATCCTGACCCGCATGATCCAGTCCGACCCGGAACTGACCGGGATCGGAGCGGTGCTGTTTGACGAGTTCCACGAACGATCGCTGAATGCCGACTTCGGCCTCGCGCTGTGCCTCGAAATCGCGGACGCCCTGCGCGACGACCTCATCCTCGTCGCCATGTCCGCAACACTGGACGCGCAGCCCGTGGCGGATCTGATGCAGGCCCCAGTAATCACCTCTCAGGGCCGCGCCTTTCCGGTCGAAACCCGGTGGCTGCCGCAGCCCCTGCCAAAACGCACCCGGTTCGACACGGCGCTGGCCGATCTGATTCTTCAGGCGCATCAGGAAACCACAGGCGGCATTCTGGCTTTCCTTCCGGGCGAGGGCGAGATCCGCCGAACCGAGGCGCTGCTGAAACCGCGCCTGCCGCCGGACACCCACCTGCGCCCGCTCTTCGGCGCCATGGATCTTTCGGCGCAACGCGCGGCCATCCGTCCAGAACAAGCCGGCCGGAAACTGGTGCTTGCCACATCTATCGCCGAAACGTCGCTTACGATTGAGGACATTCGCGTCGTCGTCGACGGCGGCAAGGCCCGCCGTGCGCGGTTCGATCCCGGGTCCGGCATGTCACGGCTGGTGACCGAACGTGTCACCCGCGCCGAGGCGACCCAGCGCGCAGGGCGTGCAGGCCGCATTGCCCCCGGCACGGCATATCGACTTTGGACAAAAGGTGAAGAAGGGTCTCTAAGCCCCTTTCCACCGGCGGAAATCGAGAATGCGGACCTTGCCGGTCTCATGCTTGAAATCGCCCTTTGGGGCGCTGATCCGACACAATTGCCCTTTCTGACGCCCCCGCCGGAACGCGCCTGCACCGAGGCTCAGGCGCTGCTGCAAATGTTGGGCGCATTGGATGCAGAAAAGCGGATCACGGCCCACGGACGCGCCCTTTCCAGACTTCCGCTCCATCCAAGACTTGCACATATGTTGACTCTTGGCGGCCGCGAGGCTGTCAATTTGGCCGCCCTATTGTCCGATCGCGATCCACTCACAGGAGCGACCTCGGATCTTTCACTTCGGCTCGATGCCCTGCGCGATACACATGGGTTTTCGCGGCGTCGTCCCGAACAAATCAACCGCGCCGCGCTGGAACGGATCAAGACAGAGGCCAAGCGCCTCACCAAAAGCATGAGGCGCGCACCTGAGCGCCCTGAGCCAAAAGAGAATTTTACCGCCGCCGAAATGGCGGCTCTGGCCTATCCCGACCGGATCGGCCTGCGACGCTCTGGTGACAGCGCCCGTTACCAGATGTCCGGCGGCAAAGGCGCGGTCATGGAGGATCACGATCCACTGGCCAAAGAGCGGTTGATCGTCGTTACCGACACGGACGGCAACCCGCGAGAAGCAAAGATCCGACAGGCCGTTGCAATCTCCCTTGCTGAAATCCGCACACTGTTCAACGAACGGATCATCTGGACCAACCTGTGTGAATGGTCGAAACGTGATCGCCGTGTCATCGCGCGGCAACAGGAACGGTTGGGGGCAATCGCGCTGGACGACCGCATCTGGAAAGACGCCCCCGACACCGCACTTGCCCGCGCCATGCTCGATGGCGTTCGCGACCTTGGCATCACACTGTCGGACGCCGAACGCCGGTTTACCGCCCGCGTGGCATTGGCGCGGGACGCCGGACAAGATTTGCCAGACATGTCCCCGGAGGCGCTGCTGGACACCATCGAAACTTGGTTGTTGCCCTACCTGTCGGGCGTGCGCAGCGCGGCAGACTGGAAGCGGCTGGATCTGCTGCCCGCACTGCGCGCCATGCTGGATTGGAACCAGTTGCAGTCATTGGACACCGCCACGCCCGCTCATTTCACCACACCTCTTGGTCGCCAGATCCCGATCGACTATTCAGGCGATCATCCGGAAATCAGTCTGCGCTTGCAGGAACTCCTGGGACAAAAGACGCATCCGATGGTGGGCCGGACGCCACTAAAGGTGACCCTGTTGTCCCCCGCCCAGCGCCCGGTCCAGACAACGATGGATCTACCCGGTTTCTGGTCCGGCTCTTATGCGGATGTGCGCAAGGACATGCGCGCGCGTTATCCCCGGCACCTCTGGCCAGAAGACCCGACACAGGCGGACCCCACGCTGCGGGCTAAGCCACGCGGCACCTGACCCCCAACCGCGTACCTGCTGACCGCGAAGTATGGTGCTCTTTCTCGATCAAAGAGATGCCGTGCTTTTGGTGCATAATGCCTGCGGGGCAGTCACCTGACAGATGAGCGGCGCGCCTATGTTTTTGCAATGCTGGCATTGATGCGCGTGTCAACGCCAGAACCAGTTGGCCATTTTGCTGAATCTTGATCGGGACCACCTGCGACGCCACCCAGCCCACGCCCGGCGGGCATGGGCGGGTCGTGACCATCTGTAAGGAATGCGGTCTCAGCGCAAAGCGCATTTTCCCGGCTCAGCCACTGCCCTCCAGACCGCAGGTCAACGCCGCAGCGAGGCTGGAGCCTTGTAGCTGACGTGCGCAGGCGCGGCGTGAATGCTCGCCGTTTTGGCCCCTTAGACGTCCAGACACCAACGCATGATTGCCTTCTGGGCGTGCAGACGGTTCTCTGCCTCGTCCCAAATCACAGAGTTCGGGCCGTCCATGACTTCGGACGTCACCTCTTCTTCGCGGTGCGCGGGCAGGCAATGCATGAAAACAGCGTCAGGTTTGGCCGCTTCCATCAACCGGGCATTTACCTGGTAGGGGCGTAGCATGTTGTGCCGCCTCTCGCGTGAGCTTTGGGCATCATGCATCGACACCCAGGTGTCGGTGACGATCAGATCCGCGCCCTCGACCGCCTTGATCGCATCGCGTTCGATGGTGATCGTGCGACCCTCATTGCGCGCCCAACCCACGGATTCCATTTCGGGGTCCAATTGCACCGGACCCGAAAAGGTCAGGTCAAAGCCGAACTGCCCAGCCGCGTGCAGGAAAGAGGTGCAGACGTTGTTGCCATCACCGCACCAGACCACCTTCTTTCCGGCAATCGGGCCGCGATGTTCCTCAAACGTTTGAATGTCCGCCATGATCTGACAGGGATGTGACCGGTCTGTCAGCCCATTGATCACCGGCACGCTGGCGTATTCGGACATCTCATCCAAAACCGACTCGTCAAACGTCCGGATCATGATCAGATCAACATAG
Encoded proteins:
- the argF gene encoding ornithine carbamoyltransferase, producing the protein MNHFLDIHKTDKAELRSIIDSAKAMKSARQGRPKAAPDDEQPLAGRMVALIFEKPSTRTRVSFDVGVRQLGGQSMVLSGNEMQLGHGETIADTARVLSRYVDLIMIRTFDESVLDEMSEYASVPVINGLTDRSHPCQIMADIQTFEEHRGPIAGKKVVWCGDGNNVCTSFLHAAGQFGFDLTFSGPVQLDPEMESVGWARNEGRTITIERDAIKAVEGADLIVTDTWVSMHDAQSSRERRHNMLRPYQVNARLMEAAKPDAVFMHCLPAHREEEVTSEVMDGPNSVIWDEAENRLHAQKAIMRWCLDV
- the hrpB gene encoding ATP-dependent helicase HrpB, producing MTRLPIEDALPDLIAALRSRGRAVLQAPPGAGKTTRVPLALLDAGLTKGRIVMLEPRRLAARAAAQRLSEQLGESPGETVGYRIRGESNVSKRTRIEVVTEGILTRMIQSDPELTGIGAVLFDEFHERSLNADFGLALCLEIADALRDDLILVAMSATLDAQPVADLMQAPVITSQGRAFPVETRWLPQPLPKRTRFDTALADLILQAHQETTGGILAFLPGEGEIRRTEALLKPRLPPDTHLRPLFGAMDLSAQRAAIRPEQAGRKLVLATSIAETSLTIEDIRVVVDGGKARRARFDPGSGMSRLVTERVTRAEATQRAGRAGRIAPGTAYRLWTKGEEGSLSPFPPAEIENADLAGLMLEIALWGADPTQLPFLTPPPERACTEAQALLQMLGALDAEKRITAHGRALSRLPLHPRLAHMLTLGGREAVNLAALLSDRDPLTGATSDLSLRLDALRDTHGFSRRRPEQINRAALERIKTEAKRLTKSMRRAPERPEPKENFTAAEMAALAYPDRIGLRRSGDSARYQMSGGKGAVMEDHDPLAKERLIVVTDTDGNPREAKIRQAVAISLAEIRTLFNERIIWTNLCEWSKRDRRVIARQQERLGAIALDDRIWKDAPDTALARAMLDGVRDLGITLSDAERRFTARVALARDAGQDLPDMSPEALLDTIETWLLPYLSGVRSAADWKRLDLLPALRAMLDWNQLQSLDTATPAHFTTPLGRQIPIDYSGDHPEISLRLQELLGQKTHPMVGRTPLKVTLLSPAQRPVQTTMDLPGFWSGSYADVRKDMRARYPRHLWPEDPTQADPTLRAKPRGT
- the meaB gene encoding methylmalonyl Co-A mutase-associated GTPase MeaB; this encodes MDIHDLKTRILAGERRALARAITLVESGRADHREQALLLLESLKGHGREALRVGMSGTPGVGKSTFIETFGLMLTGQGLKVAVLAVDPSSARSGGSILGDKTRMERLSRDRNAFIRPSPSQTQLGGVARRTREATDLCEAAGFDVVLIETVGVGQSETMVAEMSDLFLLLLAPAGGDELQGVKRGIMEMADILLVNKADGDLKATALRTCADYAGALRLLRKRPQDPEGFPKAMTVSALEDTGLAKAWDEMQSLEKWRRETGHFAARRAEQARFWFEAEVRERLLARLSREPVRGAMAALARQVEAGDLTPTAAAEELLRDHLQMD